A window of Nicotiana sylvestris chromosome 8, ASM39365v2, whole genome shotgun sequence genomic DNA:
AAATACCTGACTGATAGCCTACTTATTAGCCGATATTCCACCTATTTATTAATTCACTAATGTCTAATAATTAGTCATTATATCATGATCACATGTGTATACAATTTCTTACCTATTAAACTCTTTTAATCTATGGAAGAATCTTTATGcatttagaaaaatccttttaaaTGTAGACTTTTAAGCGAATTAAGACCTCATTTTAGTGGTGAAAAAAGAAACAAATTGTTAGAAAGTTCATTACGttcataaacttaggaggaactTTAACTTGTGAAGTAAAAAgctattttatcatttttattgatgatctTTTTTAATTCACTTATGTTTCCTTGATAAAAAAGTGATGCAtctaaacaaaattaaaactatCTCTACTACgagattaaaaataaaaagaaattagaaGTTGTAAAGGTCAAGAACAAGATTGCAACAACCCAATAACCAGTGACATGGCGTAAAAGGACAacccggtgcacaaagcatcccgcaTTCACGCATGGTTCGAGGAAGGTCCGCACACCCTTGGGGTGCGATATAGGCAACATATTGATGCAAGCATCAGTGGctgattccacggctcgaacccgtgacctataagtcacacggagacaacttaATTATTGCTCCAAGCTCCAAGGATGCTGCATGTTGTAGAAGAGGATAAAGGATTGGATCCACAAGAGAAGCTTTACTGTGTGTCTCACAAGTTTGTGGATctcaatcttacacttctgggtccacaaaacCGTGAGACAAAAAAAAAGCCTCATACAACTAGTCTATTTTCCCATTCTTTCCTTTCAAAGCTGGAGCAAATGGATGGCAGCACAGAGAATGAATGTTCAACCTTGACAGTAAAACCTAAAGGATCATATCTCATTTCTGATGATTCTATCATTAACCACTCCAACATTTGACTCTTATTAGGTTCTATAATATTCCTTTCCCAAAGATGTACCAAGCAAAAGACCACAAAATGCAAGTTGACTTGTGAGAAGCTGCattcaatatttaattttttgttaAAGTAAATAAACAAAGAGCTCCTCATCTTAACAAGTCAATCTTTTTCTTCATCATTAAAATTTGACGTTGGTTTTACAAAGCAAGCTTCTCATGGAACTCCAACCCATAGTCTCCTATACCTTATTAACAAAGAGGTTCAGGCCTTGCAAAGATCAATATGATCAACTTTTAATAAGGAGCACAACTCTTTCTAAAGAACACACAACAATATAAAAGATTACCTCGCCCCATGCCCCATCCCCTTCTTCTTTTGTCTCCTATCCTCTCTGCATTCATAAGCAGCTTCTCATTTAGCAATTTTTTCTAAACAAGGCATCAATTGAAACGAATAAGTCCATTTGATTTTGCGTTCACATGAAGTCTTCCTCCAGCTCTTGCAGGGATTTGTTTGTTGATGCAATATCTTTGTTTGATGTCATCTTATCAGCAACCATCAAATTTTTGTAGCTCCTCATCTCGGCCTGTCTCTCCTTTTCAAGCCTGTCCATCTCCTCTCGTCGTTTCTGGTCATTCAAAATAGAAAAGAAATGAGCTTTAGAATGCATTAAATTTTCCAAAGCTGGACGAAGAAGTTTCACAGCAAAAGTTTTGACTGCAGAAACAATACCACCACTACAACTATATTAAATAGATAAAAGAAGATAAAAGTGAGAAAGTACAGTAGCAGGAAAACCTGAAGCACAGGATCCTAAAAAGTAGAAGGCTCTAAAATGTTActacttttttctgttttttcACATTCTACACTTAATGGTAAACATCAGTGTTTGTATCAAGTTGACCAATTTAATCCAGAGCACCATATTAGTCTAGGAAAACCCAGTGAAAGGAATTATAGAATATAAATGATGTGCAAAGATGGGCTATAATCATGGACAGTTGTGGAAAAAATATAACAACCACCAATCAAGTATAGCCCTTACATCTTATCCCAATTTCAACATCTTAGGAACTAGGCAACATCAAGTTTTAGCCCATTCAGGTCCACACATTTAAAATGCCAGTTTACACATGTTCAACAGGGTGCCACATTCCAGGTTTGAAGGTCAGCCGGACTGGGTAAGGGCCTCTATTTCTGTGAATGTTTTCCCACTATATCTTATTTTCCCAGAATGTTAAAATATCATTCCTAACGCAATAAAGTTTCCAATTTCATATTCAACGCTAGGCATATTTTTCCAAGAAAAGATAGATCTTACTTTCTCTCTAAGCTGCTGCTTCCTCTCTGCCCTTTCAGCTGCATTGACGGCCTCCCGCTCAGCTGAAAACACAAACAAGAGGGATCATTACTTGCAAGATAAATATCTAGACTACCTAAGTCAAAAGGAGGAAGGGGTAATCTCGAAAACTACTATAGAGAGACTTTATTCACTTCCTTTAACAAGAAGATTATGTGTTTATTCCCTACATTCCACTGTACATAACCCAGCTTAACTAGCAGGAGATTTAAAAGTTTTAACTTAGATTGATGAGCATATTTGACGAGGACGATATCAGAGTTCAAATACTAATACCTAAGGCGTTTGGGCAATATTAGTCGAATTTTCAGAAAAGGAGTATTTGAAGTTGAAGTTGGAGAAGGGTACATGGTTCctttgtgtttggacatgaattcaCTTGGTAAATAAAGTTGATGTTTTCTGAGTGGAAACCATTACTTAACTTGAACTACTCCTCaaaccaaaatttcaaattctcaatttcaaGCTGAAGTTGAACAAATGAACCAGATTGTAAAACAAAACACTTGTGATTTTTTTCCTCCAAATGTTCCAAATATCATTTGAAATAATGAAGCTTTGATCTTGTCCAAATAATGAAGCTTTGATCTACGCAGACATATTGAGAAGTCCTAAGAAATGGGAAGTGTCATGCATAGAAGTAGAATGGAGTTAATATTTTTTCCCCGGCAAACAAACTTAGCAAGGTGCAACTTACCTTTTAAGTCGGGCTTCCTCTCCACTTTTGTACGGTTTAATCTATTGACTATTTCATTTATTCGCTTCTCAACCTTCACAGTACGAACCTATTGGAAAATCATGACATGAATTAACTTTCACATCCattaagaaaaaggaaaaaaagaacaaCCACAACTATGGAAAGTAACGAAATTTCAAAATCAGAAGACAACAGTTAAAGCACAGACACATTAAATGCATGAATATGCTCACCATTTTTGGGTTGTGGAAACTAACTTGCCCAACATCCATCGAAGCCGTCTTCTTAAGGTTTTGCCATGGCGTATAAACAACATCAACATTGTTTACCTTATTTCCTGCCAAAATGGGATCAGATCACCCAAGATGGTGTTATTTCAATAAATAGACAAGATCAAGGATAACGACAAGCTCTCAAACAGCAGCCTTTCGAGATTCTTTAAACCATTGTTGTGAAAAGCAGTTGCTTCACCGCTTAAAGAGATGGAAGCGAGGCGAGACGAGGCGAGCAGGTAACGCTTTTAGAGTGTGAGGTGAAGCGACTTCAATGAAGCGGTCTCTTCTATCCCAAAAGCGAGAAGCAGAGAAAGCGATagctttgtattttttttaaaggagtcgggtttttagaagaaaaaagaaagtagGGAACCTTTTTTAAAACAGAAGAAGAAACTTGAAGATTATTTTGCTGAGAAAGGAGATTTCATCTTCTGATCTGCTCCATTCCATCGCTGCTAGGTTTAGAAATTGGCTCCGCATAATTTTTCTCcttctcctttttcttcttctggaAGCTGCGCTTTTTTCTCCTTCTCCATTTTCGCTGTTCACATGCTCCAGCTGCTAGGGTTTCTTGTTcccttctttctttattttaaagcTATCTACTTTTTTTATCAGTATTTTAAAGCTTTTTATttgttcttctctttttctttttaagttCTATTAATCTTTTGCTTTATTATAAGAAATCAACCTATAACTTGAAAGATTtgcttgtgtgtgtgtgtgtatatatttgACTCTCTATTTTTTGGTTTATAAAAAagattttcttatatatatattatttgttgaGTGCTTTTTCATTTAGTTATTTTACTTATCTGTGCAAGGTTTTTTATTAAATGAAGCGAGCACTTTGCTTCTCACTTTTCATGTCTCGCTTCAAGCGAAGCGGGCCCTTGTCACTTTTTTGCGCTTCTAGCTCTAAAAACACTGCTTTAAACATAGACatttgatttaaataaaattaggCATTTCATCTACTGCCAGGAGCTTATACTTGGGCAGTATCATTGCAACAGATCAAAAGTTAAACAACACTCCACAGAAAGCTTCAGTAAGGTCTTCAAACTCTGCGCTTAGAAAGGGGTCAACTCAGTGTTATAAATAGCGCTCGCCTCAGCGCTAATAGCGTGAGGCGAAGCGATGCGAGCAGCCTGCGCTATTTTGGCTCTGTTGCGTTGCGATTGTAAAAGGCGAGCGCCTCTGCCTGTGTTGCGAGAGGCGCTGTGTAGCGAGAGGAGAGCTGTGGCGTCgctatttgaaaaaaaaaagaaaggaaaaggcgCAAACACTTTAAAACATTAGGTCTTGGGTTTTTCACTTCTTCTCCTTCAGCGACCTTTTCTCAGCAACAGAAAGATTAGGGCTTGGGATTCATCTTCAGCCATCAGCGACAGTAACCCAGgtatgtttctttcttttctcttcttcttcttcttcttcttctatttcagCGACAGTAACCATtgctgtcttcttcttttttttttcttcgacAGTTCGACTTCAACCAttgttgtcttcttcttttttctttttcttcttctttcttcctttttcttcttcttgtcttttattttttgtgctCTGTTTTTTGACCAGCAGAGCAGAGGCTCTTTCTTTCTTcccttcctctttcttcttctcttatttttttttggctCTGTTTGGAGCAAGCAGCAGAAGCAGAAGTGTCTTTTTAGGCT
This region includes:
- the LOC104231378 gene encoding uncharacterized protein, encoding MVFYFKARPESGDYTIFMGLDKYENEELIKYGFPEDIWFHVDKMSSAHVYLRLNKGQTFDDIPEGVLEDCAQLVKANSIQGNKVNNVDVVYTPWQNLKKTASMDVGQVSFHNPKMVRTVKVEKRINEIVNRLNRTKVERKPDLKAEREAVNAAERAERKQQLREKKRREEMDRLEKERQAEMRSYKNLMVADKMTSNKDIASTNKSLQELEEDFM